The Rhodothermales bacterium DNA segment GACACGTCCTCGCCCTCGCCCCGCCCCCGCTTGACCGCCTGCGTGAGGTAGAGGGCGTAGCCCGCGAGCAGGATGACAGCGTCGACGGGCTGGAGTCCGCGCCACGGCGCCGGGAGCGTGAGCACGGCCACGAGCGCGAGGAGCCCGAAGTAGGGCAGGGTGAGCACGGTGACGGTCTCCTTCGAGACGCGGAGGACGTGGCGCTCGACGTGGCGCCGGTGCTCCTCGGGGGCCTCGCCGTCCTCGGAGGCAGACTCGCTCTCGGAGCCCGAGCCGTCGGAGCCCGAGCCGTCGGACTCCGAACCGTTGGATTCCGAGTCTTCCCCCTCCTCCTCGCCGCTCCCGAGCCTGCGCTTCCGCGTGGCGAGGTACACGACGACGACGGTGAGGGGGACGGCGAAGACGTTGGACCCGAGCGACATCCCGAGCCCGATGTCGGTGACGTCGCGGAGGGCGCTCGTGGTGTTGATGCCGACCTCGGAGCCGGCCGTGAAGAGGGCGACGAGGGCGCCGCCGGCGGCACCCGTGATGCCCCACTGGCGGGTCAGCTTGCCGAGCGGCTTCGCGAGGCGCTCGGCGCCCCAGTGGGTGACGGCGGCGGAGGCCAGGAGGACGGCCGCCCAGATCCAGGTGCTCATTGGGATCGTAGTCTCTCAGGTGCGGGGGGGGGGCGGCGTCATGCCTCCGTCGGGGCTCGTCCGACGCAGAGGTAGACCGCACCGAGGAGGTCCTCCTCGTAGCGGGCGGCTTCGGTGTGGGCCTGGACGGAGCGCCACGGCTGGACGTCCTCGTAGGCCCGCGTGACGCCGAAGGGGCGGTTGACGAGTTCGCCGAGGCGGACGGCCCACTCCGGCCAGCGCTCGGGGCGGCGGAGCCCACCGACGGCGATCCGGCGGCCGGGCGCGAGCTCGGCAACGGCACGCGCGACGACGGCGTCGTGCTCGGGGACCATCTCCAACCCAAACGTCGAGACGACGCCGTGGACGGGCTCGGGGAACTCGAACGCACGGACGTCGGCCTCGACCAGCTCGACGTTCTCCCACCCGTTCGCCTCCGCACGCCGACGGGCACGTGCGAGCATCCCCGGCGAGAGGTCCACGGCGACGACGCGGCCCCCTCCCCCGACGGCGCGGGCGAGGTGCGGGAGGTTGACGCCGGTCCCGCAGGCGAGGTCTACGGCCGTGTCGCCCGGCCGGAGGTCTAGGGCCTCGACCGCGCGCCGGTGGAAGCGGCCGGAGCCCGCGAGGTCGTAGGCCCAGGCGACGGCGTCGTAAACGGGCGCGAGCCGGTCGTACAGATCGCGGACGGCCTCAGGACCGAGGATGCCGACCCTAGAGCGCTCGGGCAGGTCACCCCGCCCCGAGCGGTGCCGGAGGAGGGCGGCGGCCAGCAGGCCTGCGCCGGTGAGGAGAAGGGTGCGTGTGCGCATGGGGTCAGCGTTCGTATTCAGACCGCCGCTTCGCCGCGCTCGCCGGTGGAGATGCGGACGGCGTCCTCGACGGGCGCGACGTAGATCTTCCCGTCGCCGCGGAGGCCCGTGTGCGCCTCGCGCCGGATCGTCTCGACGACCTCCTCCACGATCTCGTCGCGGCACACGGCTTCGAGGCGGACGTGGGGGACGTAGTCCACGAGGTCTTCGGTGATGGTGTGGGGGGCGTTCTTCGCACGTCCTCGGCCGAAGCCACGGACGTCGGCGGCGCTCATCCCCGTCAGCCCCTCGACGCGGTGGAGGGCGCGCGTGACGCCGGAGAGCTTGTGCGGCTTGATGAAGGCGGTGATCAGTTTCATAGCGTTTGAGGCTGGGTGCCCTGGTGGGCGGGGAACCGGCGTGGTGGCGCTCCGCAGGGCCGGCGCTGCCGGGCGCCGGCCCTGGTGGAAGCGGTGCTCCGAGGAGCGGCCGGCCCCCGCCCGTGTGGGCACGGGGTCAGACGGTCGAGTTCGAGGGGACGGTGGAGGGTTCGTAGCCTGCGGGCACCGCCTCGGCCGGCTCGGCCCGCAGCGCTGGCTCGCTGAACCACGTGTAGAGGGCGGGGAGGACGAGGAGCGTCAGGACGGTGCTCGTGAAGAGGCCGCCGACCACGACGGTCGCCAGCGGGCGCTGCACCTCGCTCCCCGTCCCCGCCGAGAACAGCAGCGGGAGGAGGCCGAGCGCCGTCGTCGCCGCCGTCATCAGCACGGGGCGGAGGCGGAGGAGCGCGCCTTCCACGCTCGCCCGGTCCATCGCCGTCCCGTCGCGGATGAGCTGGTTGAGGTAGGTGACCAGCACCATCCCGTTCTGGAGCGAGATCCCGAAGAGCGCGATGAACCCGACGGACGCCGGGACCGAGAGGTTCTGCCCCGTCAGCCACAGCCCGACGATCCCCCCGACGAGGGCGAGCGGGATGTTGAGCACGATGAGGGTCGCGTTCTTGAGCGAGTTGAAGCTGGAGTAGAGCAGGAGGAACACGAGGAGGAGCGTGATCGGGACGACGACCATGAGCCGTTTGTTCGCCTCCTGCTGGAGCCGGAACTGCCCGCCCCACGTCGTGAGGTAGCCCGGCGGGAGGTCTACGCCGGCGCGGATCGCCTCCTGCGCCTCGGCGACGAACGAGCCGATGTCGCGGCCCTCGACGTTGAGCTGGACCGTGATGAAGCGCTGGTTGTCCTGCCGGGTGATCTGCCGCGGCCCGACGACCTCGCCCACCTCGGCGAGCGCGCCGAGCGGGACGGTGCCGCCGCCGGGCAGCGGGATCAAGAGGTCGCCGATCGCCTCGGGCGTCGAGCGGGCGTCCTCCTCAAAGCGGACGTAGATCGGGAAGCGGCGGATGCCCTCGAAGATCTGCCCCGCCTCGGCCCCGCCCACCGCCGTCGCGACCGTCCGCTGCACGTCGGCGACGTTGACGCCGTAGCGGGCGATGGCCTGCCGGTCCACGGTGATCTCGAGCTGCGGCGTCCCGGTGATCTGGTCGGCCTGCACGTCGGCCGCACCGGGGACCGTGTTCAGCACGGCGGCGATCTCGTCGGCCTTCGCCTTCAAGACGTCGAGGTCGTCGCCGAAGAGCTTGACGGCGAGCTCGGCCCTGACCCCTTCGAGCAGCTCATCTACGGTCATCTGGATCGGCTGCGTGAAGTTGGTCAAGACGCCCGGCACCTCGCCCAGCTCGTCGCGGATCGCCGTCAGCAGCGCCTCCTGGCTGTCGAAGCGCCACTCGTCCTCCGGCACGAGCACGAGGTACATCTCGGCCGAGTTGATGGGGTCGGCGTGCGCGCCCACCTCGCCCCGCCCGATCCGGCTCACCACGTTCGTGATCTCGGGGATCGCCATCAGCCGCCGCTCGACGCGGGCCGTCGTCGCCTGGCTCTCGGTGATCGAGATCGACGGGGCCATCGTGAGGCGCATCACGATCGTGCCCTCCTGGAGCGTCGGCGTGAACTCGCTCCCGAGAAAGGGGAAGACGGCGGCACCGATGACGAGGAGGCCCACGGCGAGCCCGATCGCCCACGTCCGCTGCCGCACGAAGAACGCCACGACGGGGCGGTACCACGCGGTCATCCGGTCGAGCGCCCGTTCCGCGAGCGGCTTCTTCCCCGGTGCGCCGTCACCGCTGATCTCTTCCGGACGCCGCATCAGCAGGTCCGAGAAGACCGGGGCGAGGACGAGCGCGTAGACGAGCGAGCCGAGCATCGCGAGGGCCACGGTGTAGGCGAGCGGCCGGAACGTCATGCCCTCGACGCCCTGGAGCGTGAAGAGCGGGAGGAACACGACGACGATGATGAGGACGGCGAAGGCGACCGGCCGCGCCACCTCGGCGCACGCCCGCGCCACGACGTGGACGCGGGGTTCATCCGGCGGCGCTTCGCGCAGCATCCGGTCCACGTTCTCGACCATCACAATCGCCCCGTCCACCATCATCCCGATGGCGATGGCGAGGCCGCCGAGCGACATGAGGTTGGCCGAGATGTCGAAGAGCCCCATGAAGACGGCCGCGAAGAGGACCGAGAACGGGATGGCGAGCGCGACCACCACGCTCGGCCGCCACGAGCCGAGGAAGGCGATCAGCACGACGACCACGAGCAGGATGCCCTGCCAGAGCGCGTTCGTCACCGTCGCCACGGCGGCTTCCACGAGCGTCTTCTGCTCGTAGTACGGCACGATCTCGACGCCCTCCGGCAGCGCCTCGTTGATCTCGGCGAGCTTCGTCTCCACATTCCCGATGACCGTCGAGGAGTTCGCCCCGTAGAGCTTGACGACCATCCCGGAGACCACCTCCTCGATGCCGGCGCGCGTCTGGAGCCCGCGCCGGATGGCGCCCCCGATCTCGACGTTCGCCACGTCCTTCACGAAGACCGGCGTCCCGTCGCGCGTCGTGACGACGACGTTCTCGAGGTCGGTGATGCCGGTGGCGAGGCCGACCGAGCGGACGACGAACTGCTCGGCGTTCTGCTCGATGTACTGCGCCCCGACGTTGAGGTTGTTCTCCTCCAGCGCCTCCGTCACTTCAGCGAGCGTGACGTCGTAGCGGAGCAGCGCCTCGGGCTCGATGACGACCTGGAACTGCCGCTCGTACCCGCCGATGCCGAGGACCTCGGTGACGCCGGGGACGGTCTGGAGGCTCGTCTTCACGATCCAGTCCTGCATCGTGCGGAGCTCTTCGAGGCTGTACGCGCCCGTCGTGTCGTCGAGGTAGTAGAAGAGGACGAGGCCCATGCCCGTCGAGATCGGCCCCATCGCGGGCTCGCCGAAGCCGGGCGGAATCGACTCGCGCGCCTCCTGGAGCCGCTCGCCGACGAGCTGGCGGGCGAAGTAGATGTCGGTGCCCTCCTCGAAGTAGACGCTGACGACGGAGAGGCCGAAGTTGGAGACGGAGCGGACCTGCTCGACGGCCGGGAGCCCGTTCATCGCCGTCTCGACGGGATAGGTCACGTAGCGCTCGACCTCCTCCGGTGCGAGTCCCTCAGTGACGGTGAAGACCTGGACGAGCGAGGGCGAGACGTCGGGGAAGGCGTCGATGGGGAGGCGCTGGTAGGTCCACCACCCGGCGGCCACGACGAGCACGCCGAGGGCGAGGACGAGGAGCCGGCTCTTCAGCGCGAACGGGATGATTTTTTCCATGAGGCGGGGGGTTCAGTCGTGCTTCGATGTGCGAGGAGGGCGGTAGGCAGGCGCGATCAGTGACCGTGGCCGCCTTCCATCTCGCTCTTGCCGAGCTCGGCCTTGAGCGCGAAGGCTCCGGTGGCGACGTAGCGCTCGCCGGCCGAGAGCCCGCTCGTGATCGATACCTCGTCGGCCGTCCGGTCGCCGACCTCGACGGGGCGGGCCTCGAACCCCTCGTCCGTCTGGACGAAGACGGAGGGCGTGCCCTCGACGTCGATCACGGCCGTCTCGGGCACGACGACGGCGACCTCGGCCTCGTCCACGGCGATGAGGCCGGTGACGAACTGGCCCGGGCGGAGCAGCCCGTCGGGGTTTTGGGCCACGACGCGGGCAATCGCCGTCCGCGTCTCCTCGCCCACGATGGGGCGGACGTAGGAGATCGTCCCGCGCGTGCGGGGCTGGTTCGGGCCGAGGTCGATCACGACGGTCTGCCCCTCGCGGACGACGCCGAGGTCGCGCTGGTAGACGGAGAGGTCCACCCACACCGTCGAGAGGTCGGCCATCTCGAAGGCGTCGGTGGCCGCCTCGACGGCCTCGCCGGGGACGACGTTCTTCTCGAGGACGCGGCCTGAGAGGGGAGCCGTGAGGGGGTAGGTGACGAGGCTCCGCTCGCCCCGCTGCGGGAGCGACTCGATGTAGGCGTCCGAGAACCCGAGCGCGATGAGCTTCTGGTGCGCCGTTCGCGTGCGGATGCGGGCCTCGGCCTGCTCCTGCCGCGCCTCCAGGTAGTCGGCCTGCGAGGTGATCTCCTGCTCGTAGAGCCGCTCCTCGCGCTCGAACGAGGTCCGGGCCAGCTCCTCCCGTTCCACGGCGGCGAGGTACTCGGCCGAGAGGTCGGCCAGCTCGCGGCTCTCGATGACGGCCATCGTCTGGCCCTGCCGGACGTAGGAGCCCACGCTCACGCTCACGCTCCGGACGATGCCGGGGAGGCGGGGCGTGACCTGGGCGTAGCGGTCCTCGTTGGCGCGGACCTCGCCCGGCAGCTCCTTCTCGACGGCCATCGTGCCCGGCCCGGCCGTCCGCACGTCGATCCCGAACTCCTCGACCTCGGCTGCGGTGAGGACGACGAGCTCTTCCTCGGCGTGCTCGCCCTCTTCCTCGGCGTGCTCTCCTTCCTCCTCACCGGCATGGTCCTCGTCGGCGTGGTCACCGGTCTCGATGGTGGCCTCGTCCCCGAGCGGCTCGCCGCTCCGTGCGACGAAGAACCAGACGAGGACGACGACGGCGAGGAGGCCGATGCCGAGCGCGAGCAGGCGGGCGCGGCGGTTCTCGGCCAAGTAGGCCCGCAGGCGGACGCGGGAGCCGAGCGCGGTCGGCTGCGATTCCGGGTTGGGAGGCCGCGGGATGGAACGGTCGGGCCGCGAGGGCGGCG contains these protein-coding regions:
- a CDS encoding sodium:calcium exchanger, which translates into the protein MSTWIWAAVLLASAAVTHWGAERLAKPLGKLTRQWGITGAAGGALVALFTAGSEVGINTTSALRDVTDIGLGMSLGSNVFAVPLTVVVVYLATRKRRLGSGEEEGEDSESNGSESDGSGSDGSGSESESASEDGEAPEEHRRHVERHVLRVSKETVTVLTLPYFGLLALVAVLTLPAPWRGLQPVDAVILLAGYALYLTQAVKRGRGEGEDVSWSKKEIALAVAGVAAMGVGAYFVVRASENVASGLGLSEIVTGLFITALATALPELFGAWSIARSGQVTAATSSVIGDHAVTMTVALVPLALVGLPVEDLRLFAVNLAFVGVVPALYAAFIWWGGAEKGFRRWQVAALAAVVPVWAAVVYFWAL
- a CDS encoding methyltransferase domain-containing protein, which gives rise to MRTRTLLLTGAGLLAAALLRHRSGRGDLPERSRVGILGPEAVRDLYDRLAPVYDAVAWAYDLAGSGRFHRRAVEALDLRPGDTAVDLACGTGVNLPHLARAVGGGGRVVAVDLSPGMLARARRRAEANGWENVELVEADVRAFEFPEPVHGVVSTFGLEMVPEHDAVVARAVAELAPGRRIAVGGLRRPERWPEWAVRLGELVNRPFGVTRAYEDVQPWRSVQAHTEAARYEEDLLGAVYLCVGRAPTEA
- a CDS encoding P-II family nitrogen regulator, translating into MKLITAFIKPHKLSGVTRALHRVEGLTGMSAADVRGFGRGRAKNAPHTITEDLVDYVPHVRLEAVCRDEIVEEVVETIRREAHTGLRGDGKIYVAPVEDAVRISTGERGEAAV
- a CDS encoding CusA/CzcA family heavy metal efflux RND transporter, translating into MEKIIPFALKSRLLVLALGVLVVAAGWWTYQRLPIDAFPDVSPSLVQVFTVTEGLAPEEVERYVTYPVETAMNGLPAVEQVRSVSNFGLSVVSVYFEEGTDIYFARQLVGERLQEARESIPPGFGEPAMGPISTGMGLVLFYYLDDTTGAYSLEELRTMQDWIVKTSLQTVPGVTEVLGIGGYERQFQVVIEPEALLRYDVTLAEVTEALEENNLNVGAQYIEQNAEQFVVRSVGLATGITDLENVVVTTRDGTPVFVKDVANVEIGGAIRRGLQTRAGIEEVVSGMVVKLYGANSSTVIGNVETKLAEINEALPEGVEIVPYYEQKTLVEAAVATVTNALWQGILLVVVVLIAFLGSWRPSVVVALAIPFSVLFAAVFMGLFDISANLMSLGGLAIAIGMMVDGAIVMVENVDRMLREAPPDEPRVHVVARACAEVARPVAFAVLIIVVVFLPLFTLQGVEGMTFRPLAYTVALAMLGSLVYALVLAPVFSDLLMRRPEEISGDGAPGKKPLAERALDRMTAWYRPVVAFFVRQRTWAIGLAVGLLVIGAAVFPFLGSEFTPTLQEGTIVMRLTMAPSISITESQATTARVERRLMAIPEITNVVSRIGRGEVGAHADPINSAEMYLVLVPEDEWRFDSQEALLTAIRDELGEVPGVLTNFTQPIQMTVDELLEGVRAELAVKLFGDDLDVLKAKADEIAAVLNTVPGAADVQADQITGTPQLEITVDRQAIARYGVNVADVQRTVATAVGGAEAGQIFEGIRRFPIYVRFEEDARSTPEAIGDLLIPLPGGGTVPLGALAEVGEVVGPRQITRQDNQRFITVQLNVEGRDIGSFVAEAQEAIRAGVDLPPGYLTTWGGQFRLQQEANKRLMVVVPITLLLVFLLLYSSFNSLKNATLIVLNIPLALVGGIVGLWLTGQNLSVPASVGFIALFGISLQNGMVLVTYLNQLIRDGTAMDRASVEGALLRLRPVLMTAATTALGLLPLLFSAGTGSEVQRPLATVVVGGLFTSTVLTLLVLPALYTWFSEPALRAEPAEAVPAGYEPSTVPSNSTV
- a CDS encoding efflux RND transporter periplasmic adaptor subunit gives rise to the protein MNEHTNPTPPVTPPSRPDRSIPRPPNPESQPTALGSRVRLRAYLAENRRARLLALGIGLLAVVVLVWFFVARSGEPLGDEATIETGDHADEDHAGEEEGEHAEEEGEHAEEELVVLTAAEVEEFGIDVRTAGPGTMAVEKELPGEVRANEDRYAQVTPRLPGIVRSVSVSVGSYVRQGQTMAVIESRELADLSAEYLAAVEREELARTSFEREERLYEQEITSQADYLEARQEQAEARIRTRTAHQKLIALGFSDAYIESLPQRGERSLVTYPLTAPLSGRVLEKNVVPGEAVEAATDAFEMADLSTVWVDLSVYQRDLGVVREGQTVVIDLGPNQPRTRGTISYVRPIVGEETRTAIARVVAQNPDGLLRPGQFVTGLIAVDEAEVAVVVPETAVIDVEGTPSVFVQTDEGFEARPVEVGDRTADEVSITSGLSAGERYVATGAFALKAELGKSEMEGGHGH